One stretch of Archocentrus centrarchus isolate MPI-CPG fArcCen1 chromosome 5, fArcCen1, whole genome shotgun sequence DNA includes these proteins:
- the gpr37l1a gene encoding G-protein coupled receptor 37-like 1, giving the protein MSPVWCVLLLFVQSAELRHVRAAPLEAQRAEDAGAPPALREVSFPPERSSLNGFESSGLPGVKRVARGAKDGGFRKREPAPANSFGHPRRYDDPSGYFTTPRTFRFTSAPLQNNSSGRGSGLHNPLFPVTDGSYWAYAVMLLALVLFAAGIVGNLALMCIVWHNFYLKSAWNCILAGLAFWDFLVLFFCLPVVIFHELTLKRLLGDLSCRLVPYLEVTSLGVATFSLCALSIDRFHAATGPGPHQSPKVESCQSILSKLSVIWVGSMVLAAPELLLWQLVQETVSLPTLSNDLQQSHHGGSLMAAFRARTDAFKVDMCVREPSVELPESIYSLVLTYHEARMWWFFGCYLCLPLLFTLACDLVTKQVLAQRLPQKPSSDKVTSRCSSSSSSSSPIKKKQHVREQRLRSTVMALTVLYITCNLPESICNITLAYISVPVTSALPALVLPALGLIGQFLLFVRCSATPVMLLCLCRSLGQAFMDCCCCCCEECLPDGNSSSSSSASTAATSTLSSPTSPSPVSLFPSSKEEPMKSLLPAEPAVHERVKDSSAVIGTPC; this is encoded by the exons ATGAGCCCGGTTTGGTGTGTTTTGCTTCTCTTTGTGCAGAGCGCGGAGCTCCGGCATGTGCGCGCGGCTCCGCTGGAGGCGCAGCGGGCGGAGGATGCTGGCGCACCGCCTGCACTCAGAGAGGTGTCTTTCCCACCGGAGAGGAGCTCTCTGAACGGGTTTGAAAGTTCAGGACTTCCCGGTGTAAAGCGAGTGGCCCGAGGAGCTAAAGATGGGGGGTTCAGAAAAAGAGAACCGGCTCCTGCGAACAGTTTCGGGCATCCGCGCCGGTACGACGACCCGAGCGGCTACTTCACCACACCGCGGACGTTCCGCTTCACCTCCGCCCCGCTGCAGAACAACTCGTCGGGCCGCGGCTCGGGGCTCCACAACCCACTGTTCCCGGTCACCGACGGCTCCTACTGGGCGTACGCAGTCATGCTGCTCGCGCTCGTCCTGTTCGCCGCGGGCATCGTGGGCAACCTCGCGCTCATGTGCATCGTGTGGCACAACTTCTACCTGAAGAGCGCGTGGAACTGCATCCTGGCAGGGCTGGCCTTCTGGGATTTCCTCGTGCTGTTCTTCTGCCTACCTGTGGTCATCTTCCACGAGCTCACCTTGAAGAGGTTGCTAGGAGACCTGTCCTGCAGGCTCGTGCCCTACCTGGAG GTGACCTCTCTGGGCGTGGCCACGTTCAGCCTCTGCGCTCTCAGTATTGATCGTTTCCATGCAGCCACGGGCCCCGGGCCCCATCAGAGTCCAAAGGTGGAGTCCTGCCAGTCCATCCTTTCCAAGCTATCTGTCATCTGGGTGGGCTCCATGGTCCTAGCTGCCCCCGAGCTGCTACTGTGGCAGCTCGTCCAGGAAACTGTCAGCCTGCCGACGCTTTCCAATGACCTACAGCAGAGCCACCACGGGGGCTCACTGATGGCTGCCTTTAGAGCCCGGACCGATGCGTTTAAGGTGGATATGTGTGTCCGTGAGCCATCTGTGGAGCTCCCAGAGAGCATCTACTCCCTGGTGCTGACCTACCACGAGGCCCGAATGTGGTGGTTCTTTGGATGCTACCTTTGTTTGCCGCTGCTCTTCACTCTGGCCTGCGACTTGGTGACAAAGCAGGTGTTAGCGCAGCGACTACCACAGAAACCCAGCAGTGACAAGGTGACTAGCAGGTGCTCgtcttcctcttcatcttcctcgccgataaagaaaaagcagcatGTGAGGGAGCAGCGGCTACGCTCCACTGTGATGGCACTCACTGTCTTGTACATCACGTGCAACCTGCCAGAGAGCATTTGCAACATCACCCTGGCATACATCTCTGTCCCGGTGACCTCTGCGCTCCCGGCTCTGGTTCTGCCGGCGCTCGGTCTGATCGGGCAGTTCCTGCTGTTCGTGCGCTGCTCTGCGACGCCCGTGatgctgctgtgtctgtgtcgCTCGCTGGGCCAGGCCTTCatggactgctgctgctgctgctgtgaagagTGCCTCCCCGATGGCAactcctcttcatcatcctctGCCTCAACTGCGGCGACCTCCACCCTCTCCTCACCCACATCGCCTTCACCAGTCTCCCTGTTTCCTTCCAGCAAAGAGGAACCAATGAAGAGCCTGTTGCCGGCAGAACCAGCAGTCCATGAGAGAGTGAAAGACTCATCAGCAGTTATTGGGACGCCCTGCTGA
- the nol8 gene encoding LOW QUALITY PROTEIN: nucleolar protein 8 (The sequence of the model RefSeq protein was modified relative to this genomic sequence to represent the inferred CDS: inserted 1 base in 1 codon; deleted 1 base in 1 codon; substituted 1 base at 1 genomic stop codon), producing the protein MRRLYVGGLSHTVTEKDLKDRFGKFGAVEDVELRTRRDPEGVPFKTFGYVNINISDADLKKCLTVLNKSKWKGGTLHIEIAKESFLHRLAQERQEAAEQHLRQPAAEDKRQKLLDSLSKSGVNNFTMKAAVPGTEIPGHKDWVVSKFGRVLPILQLRKGNKSRTLKYDPSKYSHNIRKLDRDAKPDEFTPITQLTWEVQGGDDDISKKRRGEFPPSEPWRPKKSRTEDASGRTRFEHPVNCVSYSEAHRLSNGFEKQNNHRPAQRKWTHFSDSDVDSDEEIRRLVAAQQSSRFTPQQQQEVEEETLEVVGYDFLSKSSRKGDQEDDDDDDDDDYDSADTDELFASRKPPPPECQEKHTPPTVEHLSGNNMDTKRKAKKSKAGEREEEDGSTDDEEHLTSXNPSSVQHKEDSEQKLNKKTALVKPSLSQSDSDEDDENEVDSEDSCSDSDYEAMFSNVTQLEISLADLQKLAEEAQQNSRTTAPSILGAKLEQKRTLTSGPAEQSAPKKGTTPEEILAAIMEDDSSEDEQKKKKTKRKAVMSAPLPAFQGTKAISEVSETDEHKKGQEEEEEEEDGRGREVKKQRMNSDAPQLVHKATDGKTSTSVRDQKHAEAKISDSSGQEEDDEEEDEEDDNEEHESDDVEEEEDMAAPDVFKMIQNRVCVIPEKAEIKSSSSSDDEEEEEEERVNASQTVVKAKSSSSPSSCSSSGDDENEQQIICAEGPVEAALSSETSTSEEEEEEQEEEEERPPPRMALGVEEEEERQRQANMRRLAAVQQRQKEAEEHKRLIQGALASLDAPAAGAGKHIVFGSDDDEDDGDDKGRTVPEVSASKKTLFQDSQSEDEADGDEAAANGGAKVKEKMRLKSSGPQLFGSSDDEDDDAEKEEDGSRFDIKPQFEGQAGQKLMALQSRFGTDERFRMDSRFLEEDEEDKEEESRETADAETKNTLVEDDEDLEEEKKKNLSILQSVLGQQQCSSKTAGKAKKFRDVSALHYDPSKEEHAAFEIKXDEIKESKAARKKKREEAQKLPEVPKEIYYDVSGDLKVVFGQSKHEPAEQEEKANWDQMEEEEGTEKEEEFAPLASVLSAPGAENEDSSGFKFSFFGDDTEAESKETAEYKVEAIQAPKVSWQQDPRFHDSSSEEEEDEQEEDEEQSSAAAKTTEAVTPSHTEFFFFCTDDDRLTEGPKLFCRVSELEEQREHWEERRSALRQEYRKKHRDAKRKLTSSLKS; encoded by the exons ATGCGGCGGCTGTACGTCGGTGGGTTAAGCCACACTGTCACTGAGAAGGATCTGAAGGATCGGTTTGGAAAGTTTGGAGCCGTGGAGGATGTGGAGCTCCGGACCAGAAGGGACCCAGAAG gTGTTCCCTTCAAAACATTTGGCTACGTTAACATCAACATTTCAGACGCTGACCTGAAGAAAT gtctGACAGTGTTAAACAAATCCAAATGGAAAGGAGGAACTCTGCATATTGAAATAGCCAAGGAGAGTTTCCTGCACAG ACTGGCTCAGGAGCGGCAGGaggcagcagagcagcatcTCCGGCAGCCGGCAGCTGAGGACAAGAGGCAGAAGCTCCTGGACTCGCTGAGCAAATCTGGTGTGAATAATTTCACCATGAAGGCTGCAGTTCCAGGGACTGAAATCCCAGGACACAAG GACTGGGTGGTCAGTAAATTCGGACGGGTCCTACCCATCCTGCAGCTCAGGAAAGGCAACAAATCTCGAACCCTGAAGTACGACCCATCGAAATACAGCCATAACATTCGCAAACTGGACCGAGACGCCAAGCCCGATGAGTTCACACCCATCACCCAGCTCACCTGGGAGGTGCAGGGTGGCGATGATGACATCAGTAAGAAGAGGCGGGGCGAGTTCCCCCCATCTGAGCCATGGAGACCCAAGAAGAGTCGGACGGAAGATgcttctggcagaaccag ATTTGAACACCCTGTTAACTGTGTCAGTTACTCTGAGGCTCATCGGCTCTCCAATggatttgaaaaacaaaacaaccacagACCGGCTCAGAGGAAGTGGACGCATTTTTCTGACAGTGATGTCGATTCAGACGAGGAAATCCGCAGGCTAGTAGCAGCTCAGCAATCCTCCCGTTTTACACCGCAGCAgcaacaggaggtggaggaggagactCTGGAAGTGGTTGGATACGACTTCTTATCAAAATCGTCTCGCAAAG GTGATcaagaggatgatgatgatgatgatgatgatgattatgactCCGCTGACACAGATGAACTCTTTGCGTCGAGGAAACCTCCCCCTCCTGAGTGTCAGGAGAAACATACTCCACCTACAGTGGAGCACCTCTCAGGAAACAACATGGACACgaagagaaaagcaaagaagagCAAAGCTGGAGAGCGAGAGGAAGAGGACGGATCAACAGATGATGAAGAACACCTTACTTCCTGAAACCCATCTTCCGTGCAGCATAAAGAGGATTCTGAGCAGAAACTTAATAAGAAAACTGCTCTCGTAAAACCATCCTTATCACAATCAGATAGTGATGAAGACGATGAGAATGAGGTAGACTCGGAAGATTCATGTTCAGACTCTGATTATGAAGCCATGTTTTCTAATGTCACCCAATTGGAGATCTCCCTGGCTGACCTGCAGAAGCTCGCTGAAGAGGCCCAGCAGAACTCCAGGACTACAGCTCCCAGCATCCTCGGTGCCAAACTGGAACAAAAAAGAACCCTCACGTCCGGTCCTGCAGAGCAATCTGCTCCCAAGAAAGGCACCACGCCTGAGGAGATCCTCGCCGCGATCATGGAGGACGACAGCAGCGAGGatgaacagaagaagaaaaagacaaaacgaAAAGCTGTCATGTCAGCGCCACTGCCTGCCTTCCAGGGCACAAAAGCAATTAGCGAGGTATCGGAGACAGATGAGCACAAGAAGggacaggaagaagaagaggaggaggaggatggaagaggaagagaggtTAAAAAACAGAGGATGAACTCTGACGCTCCACAGCTGGTCCACAAAGCAACAGACGGCAAAACCAGCACGAGTGTAAGGGATCAGAAACACGCAGAAGCAAAGATCTCAGACAGCAGTGGGCAAGAAGAGGATGACGAGGAAGAAGACGAGGAAGATGACAATGAAGAACATGAGAGTGATGatgtggaagaagaagaagacatggCTGCTCCTGATGTTTTCAAAATGATCCAGAATAGAGTTTGTGTAATCCCAGAAAAAGCTGAGATTAAGTCTTCATCCAGCagtgatgatgaagaggaggaggaagaggagagggtgAATGCCAGTCAGACTGTTGTAAAAGCTAAATCTTCATCTTCACCTTCATCCTGCAGCTCATCTGGGGACGATGAGAACGAGCAGCAGATAATTTGTGCTGAAGgtcctgtggaagcagctctGAGCAGTGAGACCTCCACcagcgaggaagaggaggaggagcaggaggaggaggaagagcggCCACCTCCCCGGATGGCGTTGGGAgttgaggaggaagaggagcggcAGAGACAGGCCAACATGAGGAGGCTGGCTGCTGTacagcagagacagaaagaggctGAAGAACACAAAAGGCTCATTCAGGGAGCGCTAGCCAGCCTG GATGCTCCTGCAGCAGGAGCAGGGAAACACATCGTCTTTGgctctgatgatgatgaagatgatggtgatgataaaGGAAGGACGGTCCCAGAGGTTTCAGCATCAAAGAAGACGCTATTCcaggacagccaatcagaggatgAGGCCGACGGTGACGAAGCCGCAGCAAATGGGGGCGCCAAAGTAAAAGAGAAG aTGCGTCTGAAGTCATCAGGC CCTCAGCTGTTTGGCAGcagtgatgatgaagatgatgatgctgAGAAGGAGGAGGATGGCAGTAGGTTTGATATCAAGCCTCAGTTTGAAGGTCAAGCAGGACAAAAG CTGATGGCGCTGCAGTCTCGCTTCGGGACAGATGAGCGTTTCCGGATGGACTCTCGCTTCctggaagaggatgaagaggacaaagaggaggagtCACGTGAGACTGCGGATGCAG AGACAAAGAATACCCTGGTAGAAGATGATGAGgatttggaggaagagaagaagaagaacctgtCCATTCTGCAGAGCGTTCTTGGCCAACAACAATGCAGCAGCAAGACTGCAGGCAAAGCCAAGAAGTTCAG AGATGTGTCAGCGCTGCATTACGACCCCAGCAAAGAGGAACACGCTGCGTTTGAGATCA AAGATGAAATCAAGGAGAG CAAAGCTGCCAGGAAGAAGAAGCGGGAGGAGGCGCAAAAGCTTCCCGAAGTTCCTAAAGAGATTTATTACGACGTGTCAGGCGACCTGAAGGTCGTGTTCGGCCAGAGCAAGCATGAGCCCGCTGAACAAGAAGAAAAGGCAAACTGGGACCagatggaagaagaagagggtacagagaaggaggaagagtTCGCCCCATTGGCCTCTGTTCTCTCTGCTCCCGGTGCAGAGAACGAGGATTCATCTGGATTTAAATTTTCCTTCTTTGGAGATGACACAGAGGCAGAAAGTAAAGAGACGG CCGAGTACAAGGTGGAGGCCATACAGGCTCCAAAGGTGTCATGGCAACAAGACCCACGTTTccatgacagcagctcagaggaggaagaggacgagcaggaggaagatgaggagcaAAGCAGCGCCGCAGCTAAAACCACAGa AGCGGTGACTCCGTCACACACtgagttcttcttcttctgcaccGATGACGACAGACTGACAG AGGGTCCCAAGTTGTTCTGCCGTGTGTCGGAGTTGGAGGAGCAGCGGGAGCactgggaggagaggaggagcgCGCTCAGACAG GAGTATCGCAAGAAGCACAGGGATGCTAAAAGGAAACTGACGTCCTCCTTGAAGAGCTGA